From the genome of Anopheles moucheti chromosome 3, idAnoMoucSN_F20_07, whole genome shotgun sequence, one region includes:
- the LOC128302392 gene encoding uncharacterized protein LOC128302392, producing MLPKMTLHHGTITFALPWKRSTTLAVFWVFLMVLVVFADRTSSTSGEDEAATLVRGTGGTHYAALSGAPSLAAEMLKAHPAGTFAVDDGSQPVFPDRPDAVYFAVAVNGGAKLWGRTLARTLIDMGPPFGNPQGPPLRPIYINLPDSGRFSSKLMTSACDSIDGMPLAGMVIVGDSAAAKSLALAGNAMKVPVLWAKGGIATLHNSYDELSTKLQAILQPSSREIFEAIRATFLQVHWHSYHILCDVDTYVLISGKKGAPLRQKPMNPIIVTLPTNFDLIYKKLAYISRSTKGVVLVLCNLKVARLIMAEAQRMKMLNGHFVWLWMDTTSATEFYDSGQPSYDTKQSLDVGLGGRSELETDFYDTFDMRHQSHLADLVERRMEFEDFDPRLRKNRTRTYVDSHASRFGSAALINPRPDIAPDTLRGNTKHNKQRRPAENSKNGRGKMGTASNNNTVVNVARRTERFDEPEDSDEFEDFEDERTLPLSVNTDDEQYQIGPDNGPEMKLKRSSEYLKLHNSSGHVLFHHNQDFPVGLLALRPIKMKIDRHFIRAAVRLFAATWAKVERDDTPAVGKGRPTGRDGPGPTGTGRGNTQDQSKDPRGQQRPVQLQQKRSVAAHPPLTAVEGDAILTLPVNSANTQQSVQEPSLLGQRTVVMVDGGDGGDDGSPTQTTQQPVHETNDIISPISNSSANLRDVSSTNSSRVKRQSTWWSATTNHKYNPERGGGSAGGGIERGRSRGGATRYKGGCMGTINRAEQAKAHNFAKNLQMNARQALSGFPIASGFIEKSLVSHFEMLNLVPTTRQSSSTPKGDYHTDRGDGGRYVNPSVNGTAGASGMGNSAGTATTTKWRRVGLITGRSVHLDTIIWPGGDVTVSGLAGKAKTMFRVVVSVAPPFVMESPVNEEGECLRGLICYQIYTTGRHNLTLMFNEIERRNRLREINQSPNHYQEDQRQPYPLYRTRCCYGLSMDLLQKLASEINFDFHLYIVHDGLFGRRIPTPPPEQSGPSSNIRKPTVPTYVESKSKFDAQSGRSLKRGSKLKLSQAGMNFTRDEMPPHLFEYSTPPPPPPVQTRQQWNGVIGDLISGTADLSFAPLSVSKARSEVIDFTIPYFHGGVSLLAAPEAATDIPLLAFLLPFSPELWIAIFTSLNVTAVAVAIYEWLSPFGLNPWGRQRSKNFSMSSALWVMWGLLCGHLVAFKAPKSWPNKFLINVWGGFSVIFIASYTANIAALIAGLLFHNEAKYYEMSMLTQRVGSPIATAAESYVQQNDKRLWEHMKKYQLQSIDEGIERLKNRTIDLLMCDTPILDYYRGTDQSCSLQRIGDNYIEDSYAIGMSKGFPLKKTMSALISKYSNDGYLDILTAKWYGDLPCFRLDREMAQPKPLGVTAVAGVFLLLGVGMVLGVLILIIEHVFYKYTLPILRHQPKDTIWKSRNIMFFSQKLYRFINCVELVSPHHAAKELVHTIRQGQITSLFQKSVKRKEDEQRRRRKSKAQFFEMIQEIRRNIKLDRVQLDTDVDASLSATSESTSQALLPEVHPAGSRLSASASTSRRASPGRLSRAGFGFGKSRDGGSKSSSFSSSLNVRRFSTDSIISERLGTIGRRLSRDAATSSPPDLSHHFETFGKGSSAEPASGSKFDTYSGKNNSRESVAVFKCDTFNGKVTPGSGLDTVDTARNLGSEGRVNKPDGEEKPILPVKTKKRSRRSPLNLELYETGRRRLIPINERVAQGLAPPFLEADTGSAMLRDKLHEELRLKYGQTRWKNAQVEEVVVTVSGVNETGNHTGGKPRRPSRRT from the exons ATGCTACCGAAAATGACGCTCCACCACGGCACGATCACGTTCGCGTTACCCTGGAAACGGTCGACAACCCTAGCGgtgttttgggtgtttttgATGGTGCTGGTAGTGTTTGCTGACCGTACCTCTTCCACTTCCGGCGAGGATGAGGCAGCCACGCTGGTTCGTGGTACCGGCGGCACTCATTACGCGGCCCTGTCCGGGGCCCCGAGCCTGGCAGCGGAAATGCTGAAAGCACATCCGGCCGGTACGTTCGCGGTTGATGACGGTTCGCAGCCCGTCTTTCCGGATCGCCCGGATGCGGTGTACTTTGCGGTGGCGGTCAACGGTGGTGCGAAGCTGTGGGGACGCACGTTAGCCCGCACGCTGATCGATATGGGACCACCGTTCGGGAATCCGCAAGGACCACCGCTGCGGCCTATCTACATCAATCTGCCAGACAGCGGGCGGTTCTCTTCCAAGCTTATGACGTCCGCGTGTGACTCGATTGACGGTATGCCACTGGCCGGGATGGTTATCGTTGGCGATAGTGCTGCTGCCAAATCGCTAGCCCTGGCCGGTAATGCCATGAAGGTGCCCGTACTGTGGGCGAAGGGAGGCATTGCTACTCTGCATAACTCCTACGACGAG CTATCAACCAAATTACAAGCAATACTGCAGCCATCCTCTAGGGAAATTTTTGAAGCCATTAGAGCAACCTTTTTACAA gTTCACTGGCACTCATACCACATTCTGTGCGATGTCGATACGTACGTTCTTATAAGCGGCAAAAAAGGAGCACCACTACGTCAGAAACCAATGAATCCAATTATAGTGACCCTACCAACGAACTTCGATTTGATTTATAA GAAACTAGCGTACATTTCCCGTTCTACGAAAGGAGTTGTTTTGGTGCTGTGCAATCTGAAGGTAGCTCGCCTGATAATGGCTGAAGCGCAGCGTATGAAGATGCTAAATGGGCACTTTGTGTGGCTGTGGATGGATACGACTTCTGCGACAGAGTTCTACGATTCCGGACAACCGTCGTACGACACCAAGCAGTCGCTAGATGTTGGTCTCGGTGGGCGTAGCGAGCTGGAGACAGACTTTTACGACACGTTCGATATGCGCCATCAGTCCCACTTGGCCGATCTCGTCGAGCGCAGGATGGAATTCGAAGACTTTGATCCACGATTGCGCAAAAACCGAACACGCACGTACGTTGACAGCCATGCGTCTCGGTTTGGCAGTGCGGCACTAATAAACCCGAGGCCGGATATTGCGCCCGATACGTTGCGGGGCAATACCAAGCACAATAAACAGCGCCGACCGGCGGAGAATTCCAAGAATGGTCGGGGCAAGATGGGAACTGCCAGTAACAACAACACCGTGGTTAATGTGGCCCGCCGAACGGAGCGTTTCGACGAGCCGGAGGACTCGGATGAGTTTGAAGATTTTGAGGATGAACGAACATTGCCACTGAGCGTCAACACGGACGATGAGCAGTATCAAATCGGCCCGGATAATGGGCCGGAGATGAAGCTGAAGCGTAGCAGCGAGTACCTGAAGCTACACAACTCTTCCGGACACGTGCTGTTCCATCACAACCAAGACTTCCCGGTAGGATTGCTTGCACTACGACCGATCAAGATGAAGATCGATCGTCATTTTATTCGTGCGGCCGTGCGTCTATTTGCGGCAACGTGGGCCAAGGTCGAGCGGGATGATACACCGGCCGTGGGAAAGGGGCGACCAACGGGACGGGATGGTCCGGGACCGACCGGTACCGGTCGTGGTAATACGCAGGACCAATCGAAAGACCCACGGGGTCAACAGCGACCGGTGCAGCTGCAGCAGAAGCGATCTGTTGCTGCACATCCGCCGTTAACCGCTGTCGAGGGAGACGCGATTTTAACATTACCAGTTAACAGTGCAAATACACAACAAAGTGTTCAGGAGCCTAGTTTATTGGGCCAACGgacggtggtgatggtggacgGTGGCGATGGTGGCGATGATGGGTCGCCGACCCAAACGACACAGCAGCCAGTGCACGAAACGAACGATATTATTTCGCCTATAAGCAATAGTAGTGCAAATTTACGTGATGTCAGTAGTACAAATAGTTCTAGAGTTAAGCGTCAAAGCACCTGGTGGTCAGCGACCACGAATCACAAATACAACCCAGAGCGGGGTGGCGGCAGTGCCGGTGGTGGTATCGAGCGTGGTCGAAGTCGTGGAGGAGCTACGCGGTACAAGGGCGGCTGCATGGGTACAATTAATCGAGCCGAACAGGCTAAGGCGCACAATTTCGCAAA GAATCTGCAGATGAATGCCCGGCAGGCACTGTCTGGATTTCCGATAGCCAGCGGATTCATCGAAAAGTCGCTCGTTAGTCATTTCGAAATGCTGAACCTCGTGCCGACAACGAgacaatcatcatcaacaccaaAGGGAGATTACCACACGGACCGAGGAGACGGTGGCAGATACGTTAATCCGTCAGTGAACGGTACTGCTGGAGCTAGCGGTATGGGCAATTCGGCTGGAACCGCCACCACTACAAAGTGGCGTCGTGTGGGACTTATTACGGGGCGCTCGGTACATCTGGACACGATCATATGGCCCGGTGGAGATGTAACCGTATCAG GACTCGCCGGCAAAGCAAAAACCATGTTCCGAGTGGTGGTGTCGGTGGCACCACCATTCGTAATGGAATCCCCAGTCAACGAAGAGGGCGAGTGTCTGCGGGGTCTTATCTGCTACCAAATATACACCACCGGACGACACAATCTGACGCTTATGTTTAACGAAATTGAGCGACGCAATCGCTTGAGGGAGATCAATCAATCTCCCAACCACTATCAAGAGGACCAGCGTCAGCCGTATCCACTATATCG AACACGGTGCTGCTACGGCCTATCGATGGATTTGCTTCAGAAGTTGGCGTCGGAAATTAACTTCGATTTTCATCTGTACATCGTGCACGATGGACTGTTCGGACGGCGAATACCTACACCGCCACCCGAACAGTCGGGACCATCATCAAACATTAGGAAACCAACCGTACCAACTTACGTCGAATCCAAATCCAAGTTTGACG CACAATCGGGAAGAAGCTTAAAACGAGGATCTAAGTTGAAGCTTTCACAGGCTGGCATGAACTTCACCAGAGACGAAATGCCACCGCATCTCTTCGAGTATtcgacaccaccaccaccaccaccggtgcaGACGAGACAACAATGGAATGGTGTTATCGGAGATTTGATATCCGGTACTGCTGATCTGTCCTTCGCACCGCTCAGCGTGTCTAA GGCACGCTCGGAGGTGATCGATTTTACGATACCGTACTTTCATGGTGGTGTATCCTTGCTGGCCGCACCGGAAGCGGCCACCGATATACCTTTGCTAGCGTTTCTACTGCCCTTCTCGCCAGAGCTCTGGATAGCCATCTTTACCTCGCTGAACGTTACCGCTGTAGCGGTAGCGATCTACGAATGGTTGAGTCCATTCGGTTTGAATCCCTGGGGACGCCAGCGGAGCAAAAACTTCAGCATGTCGTCAG CACTTTGGGTAATGTGGGGTCTACTTTGTGGACATCTGGTCGCATTCAAGGCTCCGAAATCGTGGCCCAACAAATTCCTCATCAACGTGTGGGGTGGGTTCAGCGTCATATTTATTGCGTCCTACACTGCCAACATTGCGGCGCTGATAGCGGGTTTGCTGTTTCATAACGAAGCAAAATACTACGAAATGTCG ATGTTGACGCAACGTGTTGGATCACCGATCGCTACGGCAGCCGAATCGTACGTCCAGCAGAACGATAAGCGACTTTGGGAACATATGAAAAAGTATCAGCTGCAAAGCATCGACGAAGGCATCGAACGGCTCAA AAACCGCACCATCGATCTGCTCATGTGTGATACACCCATATTGGATTACTATCGTGGTACGGACCAAAGCTGCTCACTGCAGCGAATAGGTGATAATTATATTGAAGACTCTTATGCAATAGGCATGTCCAAAGG GTTCCCGCTGAAGAAAACGATGTCGGCGTTGATCTCGAAGTATTCTAACGATGGCTATCTGGACATACTGACAGCGAAGTGGTACGGAGATCTGCCCTGTTTTAGGCTGGATCGCGAAATGGCACAACCGAAACCGCTTGGTGTAACGGCGGTGGCCGGTGTCTTTCTGCTGCTGGGCGTCGGCATGGTGCTCGGTGTGCTGATACTGATCATCGAGCATGTGTTCTACAAATACACACTTCCCATCCTACGCCACCAGCCGAAGGATACGATCTGGAAGAGCCGTAACATCATGTTTTTCAGCCAGAAGCTGTACCGCTTTATCAACTGCGTCGAGCTGGTATCTCCACACCATGCCGCCAAGGAGCTGGTGCACACGATCCGCCAAGGCCAGATTACCAGCCTGTTCCAAAAGAGCGTCAAACGG AAGGAGGATGAACAGAGACGCCGGCGCAAGAGCAAGGCCCAGTTCTTCGAGATGATCCAGGAAATACGCAG AAACATCAAACTCGACAGGGTGCAGCTGGACACGGACGTGGACGCATCACTGTCGGCAACGTCGGAGAGCACCTCCCAGGCATTGCTCCCAGAGGTGCATCCGGCCGGTTCCCGTCTGTCAGCGTCCGCTTCGACCAGCAGGCGCGCCAGTCCGGGGCGTTTATCACGCGCCGGGTTCGGCTTCGGCAAATCCCGTGACGGTGGCAGCAAAAGTTCGTCGTTCTCTTCATCGCTAAATGTGCGCCGGTTTAGCACGGACAGCATCATTAGCGAACGACTCGGGACGATCGGACGACGGCTCAGTCGTGATGCGGCCACCAGCTCACCGCCGGATTTGTCGCATCATTTCGAAACATTTGGCAAGGGCAGCTCCGCGGAACCAGCATCCGGTTCCAAGTTCGACACATACTCGGGTAAGAACAACAGCAGGGAAAGTGTGGCCGTGTTTAAGTGCGACACGTTCAACGGTAAGGTGACGCCTGGCAGTGGGCTAGACACGGTGGACACTGCCAGGAATCTGGGATCGGAGGGACGCGTTAATAAACCAGACGGCGAGGAAAAACCGATCCTGCCGGTAAAGACCAAGAAGCGTTCCCGCCGCTCACCGCTAAACCTCGAACTGTATGAAACGGGCCGCCGGCGGCTCATCCCCATTAACGAACGGGTAGCGCAAGGACTAGCACCACCGTTCCTCGAGGCCGACACCGGCAGTGCGATGCTGCGCGATAAGCTGCACGAGGAACTGCGCCTAAAATATGGCCAAACGCGATGGAAGAATGCGCAGGTGGAGGAGGTAGTAGTGACAGTGTCGGGGGTGAACGAAACGGGGAACCACACCGGCGGCAAACCAAGGCGGCCCAGCCGCCGAACATAA